Below is a genomic region from Gemmobacter sp. 24YEA27.
CCATCGCGCCACCACGGCCCCAGTTCAGCAGCGACAGCACCTGTTGCTGCACCAGCGTCGAGAGCATCGAACTTTGCGTGCCGCCAAGCAGCATCGGCGTGATGTAGAAGCCAAGCGCAAGGATGAAGACGATGGTGGCGCCGGCGAAGACACCTGGCAGCGAAAGCGGCAGATAGACCTGGAAGAAGGTCTTGACCGGATGGGCGCCCAGGCTTTTTGCCGCCTGGATCAGCCGCAGGTCGATGCCGCGCATCACAGCATAGAGCGGCATGATCATGAAGGGCAGCAGGATCTGGGTCATGCCGATGGTGACGCCCAGCTGGGTGCGGATCAGCTTGACCTTGTCAAACCCGAGCGCAAGCAGCGTCTTGTTGATGACACCGCTGTCTTGCAGCAAGATCACCCAGGCCAGCGTGCGCACCACGCCCGAAACCCAGAACGGCACCAGCACGCACATGATCAGAAAGAGCCGCAGGCGCGGGCCCACGACCGACATCGCATAGGCATAGGGATAGGCCACGATCACGCAAACCAGCGTGACCACGGCGGCGATTCGGAAGGTCCGGATCAGCACGGTCATGTTCACCGGCGTGTTGAAAAACCAGTAGTAATTGTCGAGAAACGCATCGCCTTCGGTAAAGCTGCGGCTGATCACGGTGCCAAGCGGCACCGCCATGACAAGGATCAGGATCGCCAGCGCAGGCAGTGTCAGCAGAGCAGGGTGCGACAGGAACTTTCGGGGCGAGAGGAAGCTGGTTTCTGGCTCTGACATGGATCCTCCGACGGGCTGCCGTGATGTCTCGGGGGGGGCGGCTGCCGCGTCAGCGCGCGGGGGCCGGAAGGGAGCTGCGGCGACCCTGGCAGGGGGCGCCGCAGCATGACCGCGCAGGCTCAGGCGCGCGGGGTTCGGTGAGGCTTAGTTGCCTGCGATGAATTCAGCCCATTTTTCGCTGAGAACATCATAGTTATCGACCCAGTATTGCACATTCTGATTATAGGCCATCGCCTGTTTTTCGGGCGTATTGGTCATGAAAGAAGCGGTCAGCTCATCGACCTGCGGCTTCGAGTCGATATTGATCGGCGAGTACGAGGTCTCTTCGGCCATTTTGCTTTGGGCGTCGGCGCCGAGATAGGCATTGATCAGAGCATGGGCGGCGTCGACATCCTTGACGCCGACCGGGATGGTGATCTGATCCTTCACGACAACCCAGTCCTGCCAGACCGGCTGATAATTCGCGCCATTTTCCAGCGCGGCCTTGCCCCGGCCGGACCAGACCATGACCATATCAACCTCTCCCGATTCCATCATCTGCGCGCTTTCCGCGCCGGTGGTCCACAAAACGAGGCTGTCGCGCATCGATCGCCATTTGTTCAGGCCACGGTCGATATCTGCCGGGAAAAGATCAGCTTTTGCCACGCCGTCATTCAAAAGCGCGAGCTCGATCATATAGCCTTCGGCATCGGAATAGCCGGGAATGCCACGGGTGCCGGGGAATTTCTCGGTATCAAAGAAATCCGCCCAGGAGGCCGGGCCGTTCTCGGGCCATTTGTCTTTGTTGTAGAGGAACATGATCGCATAGTTCATCGCGGGAACTGAGCACTCCCCGACCTGGCCTTCCGGCACTTTCGAAATGTCGAGCTTCGAGAAATCGAGCTTCTGGAACAGGGTGCCACAATGGACAAAGGGGGTGTAGTCGCCGGTATCGACCACATCCCACATCACATTGCCGGATTCGACCTGGGCCTGGATCTTGGCGTTTTCGGTGGGGCCGTCCGACAGGAGCGTGACCCCGGATTGCGCCACGAACTGTTCAAGGGCCGCGATCTGGCCGTCCTGGAAAGTGCCACCATATGACACGAAGGTCAGCGTCTTGCCGGCAAGCGAGCCTTCGGCGGTTTCGCCTGCGACGGGGGTATCAGCCTGCGCCTGGAGGGAAAGGCTAAGGCCGAGGATCAGCGACAGGCCGGTGAGGTTTTTCAGCTTCATTGCGGTTGCTCCCTGAGTGTAAGGTTCTGTTTCTTCAGTTTTTTACGTGGGTCCGGTCTTCGCCGGATCTTTCGCTGAGGCCAGCGCGGAACGTATCGAGATAGCCGGTGGTCGAGGTGGGCGGTGAGGTCACGAAGAGGACCGAGGCCGGCCCCTTGCCCGTATTTGCGACCCGGTGGGGGATCGAGCTCTGGAATTCGATGCTGTCGCCCTCGTCGAGCTGGTAGCTCTGCGGGCCGAGGTCGATCTGCACCTTGCCGGCCAGAACGAGGATCATTTCATGTGAATCGCCGTGGCTATAGGCCTCGTCGCCGGTCGAGCCGCCCGGCTCGAACTCGGAGACATAGGCCTCGAACTGCGTCAGGGGCCGGCGCGAGAGCAGCATCTTCCGATGCCCGCTCATCTCGGGCAGGGTGGGGCGGTCCTTGCGGCGCAAGACCGGGTTTTGTGCGCTGTCGGTGAAGGCGAAAAGCTCGGAGATCGAACAGCCGAAAGCATTGGCGATGCGGATCAGCGTTGAGGTGCTGGCACCGGTCAAGCCGCGTTCAAGCTGGCTGAGAAAACTGGCCGAAGTCCCGGTTGCATCGGCGAGCTGGCGAAGCGAGAGGCCGCTGGCCTTGCGCAACCGCCGCAGCCGCTCTGCCAGCAGCCGCTGCTGGTCCGAGGTTTCTGCCGTGATTGTATCGCTGAGCTGTGACACCAGAATCTCCGCCCAAATGCCCGGGCCGGGGCGTGGATTAGCGGTTCGGGGTGGTCCACTGCACAAGTGTTAAGTGATACTTTATTTGTGGGCAATGATTCTGAACGCGCGGTGAAAAGAACTCATCAGACCGGTGGGCCTGACATGTTGGCTGCAATGAAAAACGCCGCCTGTCGCAGGAACAGGCGGCGTTTGGAGGGGAGGGGCGATCAGCGGCAAAGATGCCCCAATCTGTTCCTGGGGTCTTCGCCAAACCTGCCCAGCCAGTTGTGGAACACCATCCCGAGATGTTTGGTAATCCTGACCTTTTGGGTAAAGCCACGGGCATCGGCACCGGCCGCGTCCTGACCGACCAGAGCGGCAATATCGGCTTTGATCGGGAGGCTCACGGTCAGCTCCGCTCAGCTTTCGTCATGGGGCGCCCTGGAGAAGGGCAGCGCTCCGGTAAGGAATAAGGGTCTTTAAGCGGGGGTCGGCGGTGCTATTTTCCGGCTACCCCGACTGTGACCACCCGGTTACGTCCCCATGTTTTGCCTGATAGAGCGCATGATCCGCCTGCTGCATCAGGGCATCCGGAGAGGTTGCGCCGTCAGGCCGCGCGACGGCCAGGCCGATGCTGGTGGTGACTGCAATCAGGATCGGCACGTCGCCAACCCGCACGGGTTGTTCGGAGACCACAGTCAGCAGGCGCTCGGCCACTGATTGCGCCTGCTCAAGCGTGACACCATTGATCATGACCACGAATTCCTCGCCACCCACCCGTGCAAACAGATCAGCCGGGCGCAGCATCCGGACAACCCGCCGCGCGGTCTCGCGCAGGACCTCGTCACCGGCTGCATGGCCCCAGGTGTCATTGACGGATTTAAAATGATCGAGATCTATCATCATCATCGCGGTGCTGCGATCCGCTGCGGCAAGCCGCCTCGAGGCCTGTTCGTGGAAGGCAGCCCGATTGGTCACGCCGGTCAGTGCATCATGACTGGCCAGATAGCGCAGCCGCTCGGTCAGTTCGTTACGGCTGCGCATCACGATGGCGAGGGTGATCGGCACCAGCGCAATCGCCGAGGCGCCAAGGCGGAACGAAGACAGCGCGGCCTTGTCGGGGAAGCCGTCGAGATAGGGAACCAACCCGCTGGCGATCACCCCAAGTGCCATGACCCCGAAGACCAGCGTCAGCACAGCGGTTGCAAAGACAGACCAGGTCAGTCCGCACCAGAGGAGCGCGAGGACAGGGAAGGCCACGGCACCGGGGCCACCGATCAACAGTGAGGCGATGAAAGTCAGCACGACCATCATGGCGGGAACAAGGTCGCTTCTGTCTATGAGATCAAGCCGGTACCAGTATTTCCTGATCTGCGCCAGGGGAGGAGCCGAGAGGATCACAGGGAGAAAGGCGATGAAGGTGACGAACTCACCCGCCGTCCAGTAGACAATCCCGCTGAGCGCATCGCCGCCCCAGTACTTTATGCCGGCGATCCCCCCAGCAGTCCTGAGGCAAATCCGCCTGCAAGCGAGGCCAGTACGATCCACAGCATTGAAACCGGCTGTCGCAACTCGCTGATCTCGGCAGGCAGGCGGGTCAGTATGGCATAGGCGGTCGAGATACTGATGATATTGGCGATATTGAGGATCAGAGCTTTTTCGAGACCCGCTCCGGTCAGCAGATCGCCGATCATGAACCCGGCGAAGCCCGCCAGCCAGCCGGGCGCCTGCGCCATGACCGGATTGCGCAGCATCAGTCCAAGCATGATCGCATTGGCCGGCCAGATACTGGCGAGAAAGCCGACCGGGCGACTGTAGATCCCGAAAAGGGTTGCCAGGAAGATTGTGGCAAACAGCACCCCGGCAGCCCGCCAGGCTTCAGGTACGGCCGCATCCCGGAGTTCCATATCTGCGTTCATCCGTAACCCCTTGCATTCCTCTGCCTGTCTGTCTGCCGGCCGGCTTTTGCCTGTCCCCGACTTCCGACCTCTGTTTTTGCAGATGTCCTGTCGGATCCAGGCCGCTTCCTGTTGTCAGACGGGGAGCATCCTCTGCACCACCAGACTGATCCGCGTCACAGAAGGACGGCTCGGGCCGATATCCCGACAATCTGCATATGCTTTCGAAAAAAAGTGTTAACGCGGATCAGGTCAGGCGATGAAATGTCACGGCCACAGCGACAGCCACGGGCGCTCCCGCCCGGAGGCTCCGTGCTTGCGTCGCCGGGGCCGCGTCACTAGTTTTGATCCGTGAGGGAAGGGAATCGTCTCCGGTGGGGCGGTCGGTCTTCAAAACCGGTTGGGGCAGCGAGACTGTCCCGGGTGGGTTCGACTCCCACTCCCCTCCGCCAATCGTTCAGTTTAAGTATTTTATTTTGCTTAGTTATTTCAGATTAGGCGAGCTTATTCCGGCGTTCATTCCCCCACTTGGCTACGGAACATTGCGGTATAAGCCGGAACGGCATCACTCGTTTGTGATCGCCGCGCCCCCAAAGACGTAGGAGCTAGGGCAGTGGGGAAGTCACCGCAGAACGCTGTAGACGTGGCTGGTGCTGCGGTTGAGATATCGTCCGAGCTCGCGGAAGCTCGCGCCGCCGTCCCGTAGTTCGGCCGTCTGCAAGCGCTCTTTCGCGGTGAGCAGGCGCCCGCGCCGGACAGCCCCAACTGATGCCCAGGGACCGGTGTCTGCTGCGATCACCCCGGGCGGGATGATCTGGACGGGGCAGCGCACCGGGACGCCATAGCGGGCGGCGACCTCGGCCTGGACCTTGTCGGAATAGCTCATGGGCTGGCCTCCACATTTTTGGCGCCGTGAAGCATGTCGATCCCGGCATTGAGCCGGATCAGCGCGGCCTCACACCCTGAGGACCAAGGCCTTCCGGTCGTCGTCGGGCTGGTGGCGGGTGGTCATTACGAGTAGCTGAACCAGATCGCGCACGCCGGTCAGTTCATCGAGAGCGTCGAGGGTTTTGCGCATTCGTCTCCCCCCACCAGCGCGCGGGCCTCGGCCCAGAACGGCGACGTATCGTAGTTCAGGCAAGTGAAATCGCCATGGCAGTGCGCGACCAGCGTCTTCGCCGTCATGTCCTGTGCGGTGGTGGGCGGGATCGCCGTTATAGCATCCTCAACCCGATCCCACTCCCGGAAGAAAAGCCGCTCGACTGCGTCGTCTTCGCCCTCGCCGGAAATCTCGTCGTGAACATATGCCCGAGCGGCATCATTTATGTCCACGTACCTGCGATGCAGGGCCATGATCGGCGTTTCGGACAGGTGCAGGGTGCAGGCGCCAACCGGGATCGTGCAGCCCAGCACCGCGGCAGGAGCGAGCGAAAGAATGTCGCGCCGCTTCATGCCTCACCCCTCCTGCGCCGCTCATTGATAACCGCGCTTCGGATGGTGCTGTGATCCCGGCCAAGAGCCATGCCGATCCTGGGATAGCTCATGCCGTGGCGGCGGGGGGTGAAGCAGACCAGGGCGCGCAGCCTGAAGTCCTTCTGCTTCCGACCAGGCCCGAAGATCACCGCAGGCTTCACTCCGGCCTCTTTCGCCACCTGGCGGGCAATCTCGCGCACAGTCACGCGCTCCATGCGGAGCGATGCTTTGTCACCCTCGGTTTTCATGCCGACACCCCCGTTTTGATCAGGCGCTGGGCGTGGCGCAGATAGCTGACGGCCTCGGGGGGGCGGATGCGGCGCGGTGATCGCGTCCAGCGCAAGGGCAACATCGTCGTGCAACTGGTCACGGCGAACGGGTGGCAGTTGGAACTGCCCCATATCGTGCTTGGTCATGGTTCTTCTCTCGGTTCAAGCCTGTCACAGCCTTCACCAGTGTCGGACTGGCGGCCGGGGGGTGACAGGTCGTCGAGAGACGACTGGATCGCTTTTATGGGTTTCCCCACTGGACAGCACGATCCACCCCGGCCATAATGGTCAGGTTGGAAACGTGCCGCTAAGCGCGTCCGGTACACCCCGCCAATGGTGTTTTCTCAGCCTCTCCCACGTCGCCAAACGTGGAAACGTCTCTCGCCAAAGAGACAAGGATGCGGCCTATCTCGATCAGGGCTGTCACACCCACTGGCCACATTGCATCCGAGCCAAACGAAAATCAAGCACAACCCTTCGGGTTTCGGCTTGCGTTTTGGTTGACGCCCGCGCCGGAGCTGACGCACTGTCTCCGCCATTGTGGAGGATCATATACGCGCAGCCATTTTCGGCGTTCTCATTTCAGCACTCCCCGCAGCAGCGGAAGAGATGAGCGGCGCAGACCGCATGAAGACCAAAGAGTGCCGTCATGCTTCTTTTGATCTAAGCGAGGCCAACCGAGACATCGAGAGGTGGGACAAAGGGGATCGTCAGTGGGCGTATGACCAGTGGGGCAGTATGGCCGAAAAGCTCGTGACCAATCGTCGCTTCATGGCGCAGGTCTAAGACGCCATGGTTGCTGACTGCATTATGGGCCGAGATCCGAACGGCGACTGAATACGCCATTCGTACCGACCCCTTGGCGGAGATCTCCGCTCTGGCCGACCGCCGAAACGAAAAGAGCCGCCCACTGCATCCGGGGCGGCTTGGCCGGCGTCGATAACCTCTTTGACTATGCTGAGGAAAGGCGCGAGGCGGCGGAGGCATGGGCGCGGTTCGTCGACGAGTTGGTCGAGGGTCGGTCCGGGAAATCCAGAAATGTAGTTCAGCTCAGGGGTTAAGAAATCCCAAAAGGTTTTGGATTTTCCCAGAGCAAGAAAGCTTGCTTAGGGCCAGGACCCACTGAGTATCACCTCGCGGCGAGATTGCAGTTCCGCGAGGAGACTGGCCGATGAGCAACCCTTTTTGGCTGATGGATGTTCTCCTTGAAAGTCGGCTTCATGCCTGGAGCGCGTGAGCGCTACTAAGCTGTTGCGCGAGTAGGCTCTTCGTCTGGGCAGTCTCTGGCAGGATCTGCGCCAGCAACAGGATCAGATCGAGGCCAATCTGCTCCTGTGCTACAAGCGTGTCGGTGAAGTGACGCGAGGCGTCCGAAATGCCAGCGAAGGTGCGGGCGATGTTTTCGAGATGCTTCTCGCGGCCCTGCCGCCGCTCCAGATCGGCCCGAAGCGCGCGGGCGGTGTCGCGACCAAAGAACCCTTCGGCACACTTGTTTCCGCACAGAGCAATGCTGCCATCCTCCAGCCCGACCGTGAAGCCGCGATTATGCCGCTGATGGGTGTCGCAGAAAGCGCAATGCACCTGATCCGCGACATTGTAGCTGTTCAGATAGGTGACGGGCTTCGTACCCTTTGCCACCACCGGCACAAGGCCATCCTGTCCGGCAGGATCGGCAATGAAGAGCTTGCCCGATTTCCGGCTGAAATCCCTGGCATCGAACCCGACATGAATGGTCACGGTCATGGGTCATCCCCTTCTCGTGTGAATGTGAGAGGCCGGGACGCGCACCTTGCGCACGGTGCCCAGCATTGAAAGCTCGCCCTCGGCCTCACGCAGCAAGGCGATAGCCCGCTTCGATAAGGGCACCCGATGGGGCCGCTTCATCTTCATCCGATCCGCAGGCACATTCCAGGCGCGCGTCTCGAAGTCAATCTCCTGCCATCGGGCGCCTCTGGCCTCAAGCGACCGGGCGCAGGTCAGGATCAGAAACTCCAGGCACAGCCGAGTTGAAAGCCCGGCCTTGGACTGGTGGACTGTTGCCAACAGTCCAGCGACTTCATTGTAGGGCAGGGCGCGCCGGCGCTGCCGGGGCTCACTCTGCTTCGGCAGGGCATCGGTCAAGCCAATTGCCGGATTGTCTTTGCGCCACCCCCTCGCGATGGCCGATTTCATCACCTTGCTGATCCTCTGGCGGATCCGTGGCGCAGTTTCGGCCTTGGCTACCCAGATCGGGCACAGGATCTCCAAGACGTCCGAACTGGTCACTTCGGAAACCTTCGTGCGCCCGATGCTCGGAAAGACCTAGGTTTCCAGTGTGCTGAGGAACTGATCGGAGTGCTTCTTGTTTTTCTAGCTGGGGGCAAGCATCTCGTGGATGCTACGGGCCTCATCTTCGAAGGTGACGATCTCCTGGCGGGCGCGCCGGTTCTGGAGCGGATTGCCGCCGGATCGCGCCAGCTTGCGATTTTCATACGCGGCAATTCTGGCCTCGGCGAGGGTGACGAAATCGACGCTGCTCATTCCGAGCTCGCATCGCTTGCCGTTGATGACTATCCTTTGGATCCAGAATTTGGCACCGGTCGGATCGACGCGAAGGAACAGGCCGTGTCCGTCGAAGTACTTTGCGGGCTTGGTGACGGTCTGGACGTGCTTGGCTGTGAGGCTTTTCGCAGGTCTTCGCAAAACAGATAACCTAACCTTTCATTCCGGCATTGCTTCCCCCACTTGGTGCGGGCTTGCCGTGAACGTTAGCGGAGCATCTTGGAATATGGCAAGGCGATTTAGCTCAATAAAACAAGGCGTAAAAGTCGCTGACGGAATATGACGGAAATGGCGGAGGCAGACGCTCCCCTCCGCCAGATATTTTGCGTAATATTTGATTTATATCAAAATAATTCTCGAATCTCTTGCATTTCAGACGTTTTTTCCCACGATTGAACAAGGCACAATCAAGACCTCAGTGGAACGTCTCGGCGTCATGGATGGCATCCATGACACTGCGCGACATCCCTGTGTTCAGAAGCCGGTCGCGGTTTCTGGTGAAGACGGCCAGTCCCAGACAGGGTGATCAGCCCCGAGGCCCAGGAAACGTCGAAACAGAGAAGTGCCGTGCATTTGCTCAAACAACTGCCGCCCGGATCCGATTGGGAACAGGGTCCGGAACAGGCAGGACGGGATCAGCCGCGCCTTCGCCATCGAAGGGCGGTGTAAGCGGCGTTGAAATCTTCATCAAGTCTGGTGAGAGCATCATTCGCCACGGCAGCTATCTTGCGCAGCAGGTGACGCGCAGGGACCTGATCCTCAAAATCAGCATATCTGAGAAGCGGCCGCACGCCTCGTCCATACCCCGCCTCTTCCCCCAAAAATCGACTTGCGAGGGTGAATCATGTTCCAGATGCTGCGGCGGGACCCGACTAAATCAGCACCCTGTCAGCGCGCGAAAGCCTGCTCAGGCCCGAAAGCGGATCGCCATGGAGGTGTCTTTTACGCCTGACGCCTGACGCCTGCCTCATGGTTCAGGGGGGCTCTCCTGATCTCCGCCTCGAAGGAGATCAGGAAACGCCGGCCCGTTGACCGGGGAAGCCCGCGTGCGGACCGGGCCCGGAGAGCGCATCCGTGCATGGGAGCAGGTAAACCCGCCTCAGCCGCCGCAATAGGATTCGGCCATGGCGCCGAACTGCTTGTAGCGGTCCCAGAATGCATCATCGGCCGGTCTTTGCGAGATCCAGACGGTATGGGCCAGATCTGGATCGCGGAAGAACTTTGCCGCCCGGCGCTGATCGCCACCCTTCAGGGTCATATCCGCGACCTGCTGGATGCAGCCGCAAAGGGCGCGGCTTGCGGATTCGCGACCTGAACGCATGCAGGCCGATTCAATCGGGCCAGCCAGCGTCATGGAGGCGGTGGAAAGAAGCACACCGGCGGCGAGCGCCAGGGAGATGATTGGTTTCATGATGTTCTGCCTCAAGTGCCGCGAGCAGGGTTTCCCTCCGCCCATCGGTCATTTTTCTGCCAGCGATATTGCCAAAAATCGCCTCTTTTTTCAATCCTCGCAGGAGGCCAGGCAGGCTTTTGCCAGGAAAAAAGACGTGATCGCGGAAACTACAAGCGCCAGGGGGCAGGAGGCGGGTCTGCCGCAAGATCGGCTGCCCCAGGGGGGCGGATCGAGGCCGGATCAGTCGGCGGGATCTTCGGACATGACACGCCAGCTTGAAATCGACCAGCTTGGCCTGGGCGAGACGGTGACGTCTGCAGCCTGGATGATTCGCGACTGATCGGCGATGCCGCAGCCAGGCAGACAGCTGGCATCCAGCCCCCAGATGTCAAAGGCGCGATGTACCGCATCGGTGAGGCGCAGCAGATCGGGCGAAGGCGCGAAGCTGGTGTCAATCCGGGCGGTGACCTCGTCAAGCCGCGCTTCAGGCAGTTCGATGGTGATCGCGCGGTCGCGCCAGCCGATCCCGGGCAGGACGCGGTTTTTACCGGCATCGGTCAGATAGGTGCCGTCCTGCAGCACAAAAAATGGTATTGGCGCGGTGACCCGGACCGAGGTGACCGTGCCGGGACGGCCACCGAGCCAGGCCTTTGCCTGCTCTGTGAGGCGTGCGACCTCGTCTTCCGCAACAGCCTCGGTCCGGGCTTCTGGCGCCTTTTCGGGCGGCAGGCCGACAGGATCGCGCAGCGCCACCAGTTCTGACGGCAGGTCGATATGGATCCGGCGCAGCCCGGTATCGGGCGGCAGCACCTTCTCGGCGCCAGGTTCGGCGAACCAGCGGCCCGGATCACTGGCGATGGCATCATGATTGATCAGATAGGAGTCGTAATTCTCGAAATGGCTGGTGATCAGCTCTGCGGGGGCCGAATGCGGCACGGAGTCCCGCAGGGCGCCCATGCCCCAGTTTTCCGGGCTGTCCGCCCCGGCAGGCCAGGTCCGGCACTGGATCGTCGGGCAGGAGAAGGTCCCCACTGCCGCGCCATCTTTCAATAACGTGCCGATTTCCGTAAGCGGGGCGCGGGCTGTTTCGCCAGCGATATCCGCGCCGGTGATATCGCCCGTGACATTGCCGCCGCCGGATGCGTCGAGATACCAGAGCGATGGCCGCAGCCCCGCAAGCGTTGCGCTGTCGGTGATCAGGCGCGGCCCGGCGCCGGTGACGAAATCCTCAAGGATGAGCGCGTATTGCCCGGAGGCGAGTTCGTCATCGCTGATCCCGCTCAGCAGCGCGACGGTCGCGGGCCCGGGCGCCATAGTCAGAAACAGAACCGCAAACCCGGGAAAGGCGTCGCGAATCTTCCACCAGGCATAAAGCCCCGCCACTGTCAGTCCGATCCCGCCCGCCGCGAGGCCCCGGAGCAGCGCTTTCTTACCAGGTTTCCGCATTCTGCCCGTCTTCTTACTTCACGGACGAAGGTAAACTATGAAAATCGCAGCTTCCAGTCTGCTTGCCCCTCTTCCCGGCTCTCACGGATCCCGCTATATCCCGCTGCCATGACCCAACTTGATCACATCCGCAATTTCTCCATCGTCGCCCATATCGACCACGGGAAATCCACGCTCGCCGACCGGCTTATCCAGATGACCGGCACGGTGGCCGAGCGTGACATGAAGGCGCAGATCCTCGACTCGATGGATATCGAGCGCGAGCGCGGCATCACGATCAAGGCGAACTCCGTCCGGATCGAATATCCGGCGAAGGATGGGAAAACCTATATCCTGAACCTGATCGACACCCCCGGCCATGTGGACTTCGCCTATGAGGTCTCGCGCTCGATGCGGGCGGTTGAGGGGTCGCTGCTGGTGGTGGACGCCTCGCAGGGCGTCGAAGCGCAGACGCTTGCGAATGTCTATCAGGCGCTGGATGCCGGGCATGAAATCGTGCCGGTCCTGAACAAGATCGACCTGCCCGCCGCCGACCCGGACCGGGTGAAGGCCAATATCGAAGACGTGATCGGGCTGGATGCGTCAGACGCGATTCCGATTTCGGCGAAATCGGGCCTTGGTATCCCGGATGTTCTGGAAGCGATTGTTCAGCGCCTGCCGGCGCCGAAAGGTGACCGCGATGCGCCCCTGAAGGCGATGCTGGTTGACAGCTGGTATGACAGCTATCTCGGCGTTGTCGTGATGATCCGCGTGATGGATGGTGTGATCAAAAAGGGCGAACGCATCCGGATGATGCAGACCAATGCGGTTTATCCGATTGACCGCCTCGCCGTGCTGACGCCGAAGATGAAAGATATTGCCGAGCTCGGGCCAGGTGAGATCGGCGTTTTCACGGCCTCCATCAAACAGGTACGCGACACCCGTGTCGGCGACACCGTCACCCATGAGAGGAAGGGCTGCGAGACGCCGCTGCCGGGCTTCAAACCCGCACAGCCGGTGGTGTTCTGCGGCCTCTTCCCGGTCGATGCCGCCGATTTCGAGGCGCTGCGCGATGCAATTGAAAAACTCGCGCTGAATGATGCGTCCTTCAGCTATGAGATGGAGACCTCGGCGGCCCTTGGCTTTGGCTTCCGCTGCGGCTTCCTTGGTCTTTTGCACCTTGAAGTGATCCGCGAGCGGCTGGAGCGTGAATTCGATCTCGATCTGATCACCACCGCGCCGAGCGTGGTGTTCAAGCTGCATATGAAAGACGGCGAGGTGCGCGATCTGCACAACCCCGCCGATATGCCCGACCTGACCTATATCGACCATATCGAAG
It encodes:
- a CDS encoding ABC transporter permease — translated: MSEPETSFLSPRKFLSHPALLTLPALAILILVMAVPLGTVISRSFTEGDAFLDNYYWFFNTPVNMTVLIRTFRIAAVVTLVCVIVAYPYAYAMSVVGPRLRLFLIMCVLVPFWVSGVVRTLAWVILLQDSGVINKTLLALGFDKVKLIRTQLGVTIGMTQILLPFMIMPLYAVMRGIDLRLIQAAKSLGAHPVKTFFQVYLPLSLPGVFAGATIVFILALGFYITPMLLGGTQSSMLSTLVQQQVLSLLNWGRGGAMGVVLLIATFGFLALAAPFMRQKYKMSGGSR
- a CDS encoding extracellular solute-binding protein, whose translation is MKLKNLTGLSLILGLSLSLQAQADTPVAGETAEGSLAGKTLTFVSYGGTFQDGQIAALEQFVAQSGVTLLSDGPTENAKIQAQVESGNVMWDVVDTGDYTPFVHCGTLFQKLDFSKLDISKVPEGQVGECSVPAMNYAIMFLYNKDKWPENGPASWADFFDTEKFPGTRGIPGYSDAEGYMIELALLNDGVAKADLFPADIDRGLNKWRSMRDSLVLWTTGAESAQMMESGEVDMVMVWSGRGKAALENGANYQPVWQDWVVVKDQITIPVGVKDVDAAHALINAYLGADAQSKMAEETSYSPINIDSKPQVDELTASFMTNTPEKQAMAYNQNVQYWVDNYDVLSEKWAEFIAGN
- a CDS encoding XRE family transcriptional regulator, which codes for MSQLSDTITAETSDQQRLLAERLRRLRKASGLSLRQLADATGTSASFLSQLERGLTGASTSTLIRIANAFGCSISELFAFTDSAQNPVLRRKDRPTLPEMSGHRKMLLSRRPLTQFEAYVSEFEPGGSTGDEAYSHGDSHEMILVLAGKVQIDLGPQSYQLDEGDSIEFQSSIPHRVANTGKGPASVLFVTSPPTSTTGYLDTFRAGLSERSGEDRTHVKN
- a CDS encoding DUF6778 family protein — its product is MSLPIKADIAALVGQDAAGADARGFTQKVRITKHLGMVFHNWLGRFGEDPRNRLGHLCR
- a CDS encoding GGDEF domain-containing protein; this encodes MDRTGLACRRICLRTAGGIAGIKYWGGDALSGIVYWTAGEFVTFIAFLPVILSAPPLAQIRKYWYRLDLIDRSDLVPAMMVVLTFIASLLIGGPGAVAFPVLALLWCGLTWSVFATAVLTLVFGVMALGVIASGLVPYLDGFPDKAALSSFRLGASAIALVPITLAIVMRSRNELTERLRYLASHDALTGVTNRAAFHEQASRRLAAADRSTAMMMIDLDHFKSVNDTWGHAAGDEVLRETARRVVRMLRPADLFARVGGEEFVVMINGVTLEQAQSVAERLLTVVSEQPVRVGDVPILIAVTTSIGLAVARPDGATSPDALMQQADHALYQAKHGDVTGWSQSG
- a CDS encoding helix-turn-helix domain-containing protein, with amino-acid sequence MSYSDKVQAEVAARYGVPVRCPVQIIPPGVIAADTGPWASVGAVRRGRLLTAKERLQTAELRDGGASFRELGRYLNRSTSHVYSVLR
- a CDS encoding helix-turn-helix domain-containing protein, with protein sequence MTKHDMGQFQLPPVRRDQLHDDVALALDAITAPHPPPRGRQLSAPRPAPDQNGGVGMKTEGDKASLRMERVTVREIARQVAKEAGVKPAVIFGPGRKQKDFRLRALVCFTPRRHGMSYPRIGMALGRDHSTIRSAVINERRRRGEA
- a CDS encoding tyrosine-type recombinase/integrase, producing the protein MTSSDVLEILCPIWVAKAETAPRIRQRISKVMKSAIARGWRKDNPAIGLTDALPKQSEPRQRRRALPYNEVAGLLATVHQSKAGLSTRLCLEFLILTCARSLEARGARWQEIDFETRAWNVPADRMKMKRPHRVPLSKRAIALLREAEGELSMLGTVRKVRVPASHIHTRRG
- the lepA gene encoding translation elongation factor 4 → MTQLDHIRNFSIVAHIDHGKSTLADRLIQMTGTVAERDMKAQILDSMDIERERGITIKANSVRIEYPAKDGKTYILNLIDTPGHVDFAYEVSRSMRAVEGSLLVVDASQGVEAQTLANVYQALDAGHEIVPVLNKIDLPAADPDRVKANIEDVIGLDASDAIPISAKSGLGIPDVLEAIVQRLPAPKGDRDAPLKAMLVDSWYDSYLGVVVMIRVMDGVIKKGERIRMMQTNAVYPIDRLAVLTPKMKDIAELGPGEIGVFTASIKQVRDTRVGDTVTHERKGCETPLPGFKPAQPVVFCGLFPVDAADFEALRDAIEKLALNDASFSYEMETSAALGFGFRCGFLGLLHLEVIRERLEREFDLDLITTAPSVVFKLHMKDGEVRDLHNPADMPDLTYIDHIEEPRIKATIMVPDEYLGDILKLCQDRRGIQLNLTYAGPRAMVEYDLPLAEVVFDFYDRLKSVTKGYASFDYSLSEYREDNLVKMSIMVNEEPVDALAMMVHRDRAEARGRVMVEKLKELIPRHMFKIPIQAAIGARVIARETLSAMRKDVTAKCYGGDATRKRKLLDKQKEGKKKMRQFGKVEIPQTAFIQALKMDN